The genomic DNA atactgctgttatgatACGAGAGAAAACTGATCAAAAAACTTATCAGACTGAGATGTTAAAATATTACTAATGTCGGTCGATACCGATGCTAATGATGCGAGATGCACCTTTAAAGTTACCTGATTGTAACATGTCAGCACTCCAGTGGCATAGATTGGGACTGTAGCTTTGGTCAGTATGCCGTTCCCTGCTGAGGCATCTGACAGAGTaatgaaaaatacaagttagGTGAACTACACAGAgtggaaattgttttattaaacaacaGTACCTAATGTTAAAATAGTATGGAAGAAATTCAGCTTTTGAATaagttaaaagaagaaaataaaaatagtccTTCTGTAGAAATGTGTTTCTAAAGCAACGTATAATGATCAACCTATTACATCAAACCAATGCACATGCGCTTTAGCATCCTTTCATAGTGCTtgatcaattattaaaatggaaaaacagcagcataCATATATGGGGAGATGATTGGCAGTGAATCACATAATGGCCCACATTTGCTACCATGACTTTGCCTGAAAGAAATGTGGCCTGATTATACTTCTATTGTATTGTGGTCTTCCAGAAACCCACAGAATAAGACCCATGCTATGTAAAGATCAGGATAACCTCAACACTGACAGAGTTtcagatgaaaacacatttcataaaTGGCCACAATACCAACGCTAAATGTCTTGGCAGCTAAATGAAACCAAGGACCCCGTTATAACTGCAGAAACATGTCtggaattaaaaacaacaacaacagaaaagaaacaagaagaagaagaagagggggaACACCCAACGCTGACTCCAAATAGCTTGTTTACATCAATTGTGTCTGGAGTTTAAACTTCATCTATCAACATTCTCTTGAGAGAGTTTAGAAcaatatataaacacacaaaaaaatgagagaaagtAAAATAGCCCTCACCAACATTCTCTTCTGATAGTCTGAGAATCTCCTGGAATTGAGGCTTCACCTAAACAAACCAGAcgacacatacagtacatccaTGTCACTCATCTATGGTGAGTcttagaaaaaaggaaaaaaagcttgTTTGCTGTGAATACTAGCACAGCTTTAAAAGccaacaaactaaaacatttgatACAGTAATAGCACTAGACTTGAAACTTAGACTcataaaataaaccaacagaGAAAACCATGACTCCTTGATATGACAACTCAGTAAACTAAAGCGTGGTAGTTGGATGGAGTTTACCTTAGTGTTGGTGAAGATCTTGCCAAACGTGCGGCAGAACCTCCAGAAAAAGCGAGAGAACTCGTGAACGCAGGTTGATGACGTCACGTTGATACGACCCACAATCTCTATGAGCTGAGGAAGGCTGGACAAAATACAGACAGAACTTAAGTTAACGATTTTGTGAAAATTTCAATACAATGTTTAATATGTACAGATTACTGAAAACAGTGCTTTCAAATATTAATAGTGTTTAAACTTTCTATGCTTTGTCTCGTCACACCTATAaacttaattgtattttattgggattttatgaaaGACACCGACAAATGATACACTGTtcccaattttcttttttagataaaaatctgaaaagtgcggcatgTATTCAGCACTGCTCCGTAAAGCTGATGTTGCAGTCACAAATAAAAGCTTTCTGGAACAAGTCTCCCATAAACTACTAACGGAGTTTATAGTTTCTATGTTTTGAAAAGCTTATATGACATGTTGGTCTATCATTTCTAATTTCCATAAAATAGTGTAGTTTGTGGCAGTACATTGCCAAAATTAGAGAAAGTTCAAGCAGTATACATGTGCAAGCCACAGTCTAAATGTATCTATTTACATTATTTGAAATCctcaaaaacaagtttaaatgaATCATTAAAATTTTGTTGAACTTCTTAAATCTGTGTTAATTTCCCCTTATCTGGTAGGTTTTACATTAAGTGCTCATGTGTGTATATCTTACAGCTGGTTGACCACCCACAGGAGGCTTTCCCAGCCAGTGGTTCCTTCATGCTCCAGTTGGTGGTCATAGAGGAGCAGCAGGGAGCTGAGCAGCTCTCTGTTCCCAATGATGATAGCCATGTCCTGAAGAGGAGAGGCCGGTCTCGGGAACCGGGTCACTGGGTGACAGACAAACGCTGCTCATTCACCCCATCTTTCGGCTAGAGCTTCTGCTGACCTATTGCAATTTTTGTAAACAGAGACGTGTATGCATTCTTGGGCATTTTACCTTCTATTGCAGGTATGTCTTCGTGTGGCTTGGCTCTGCTGGTGAAGGGTGCATTCTGCAGCACCACTGCAAACAGAGGTGGAATAAGGGACTGGAGAGCTGAcaagaaaacatgaagtttGTGCTCATCCAGTCCGTGTTCTCCCTGCTGCGGAGAAAAGTCTCGGTTAGCATGAAAAGCAAACTACAGCAGACCCAAATAAAGCAACACACAGAAACCCAACTGTAAGCAGTTTCTCTATACGAGCCAGCAGAGAAGGTATGAGTGCAGTGTGCAGGGTGCCCAGCTCTGTGGTCCAGGCAGCGAAGGCAGGAATGAAGACCTGGTGGACTGCGTTGACCACCCGCTCTGATGGGTCCCCAAGCGAGAGCAGCATTAACTCAAACCCCTGCAAAGGATAAAGCGGCAGTTTGTGTGGATCAGTTGAGTGGGATTAAAAAGAAAGCCATGATTTACATTCCTTTTCCCAGGATATTTACCTGGGCGTATTTGTCAGAGTCATCAATGTAACCCATAATAATACCCAGACTTTTGACCACAGCCTCTCTGACCATGTCAGCCTTGTCCTCAGTCAGCATCTGCTGCAGCATAGACAACACCAGCGAGCTACGGATTTCCTTCTGAAAACAAGAGGGAAGAAGTGagggttttaaaaaagaaaaaagaaaccaacaaaactACATAATCCTCGTTTGAACTCTGTGCTCAGTTTAAACTTACAGGCAGGTACGGAGCTAAGGCTCCACAGGCTTCAGCCACCAACAACCGCCTCTCAGGATATTTGTGGTTAATCTGTGGAGGCCAAATGTACACACACAAATGTTGAATGTAAAAGAGGAACATAAGTTGAAAAGGAAGACAGACAGACTGGGGTTGCAGTCACAATGGAATGGAAACAAGTGGAGTGTCATAAACATGCTGACCCTGTGGAAACCacagtttgtctttgtctgcAGATTCTCAGCCTCTGGACGGCTGGCAGCGGCTATTGCCACGGCAATAGCTTTCTGTTGATCATGAGTGTGGTTGCACAGgtggcaataaaaacaaaactgctatCTCATTCCTGCCAGGGTCTCTCACAAAGTACTGAAAGCAATTTTCATAATCAGAGAGCAGCACTAAAAAGATTTCTGGCTGAAACAAAGTGATTTCTTTATAATTTACATCAAGGATTAGGAcatttcttgcataatttacatttaaatatatatctGTATGGGGTATTAGgcactcaaaataaataaaatgattaaaaatcttgacctttgaccttggataaattgtaaaatagcttaaaagaaagtaaaagtatattttttgtctagagtaaaatatgaaagaagGTAAAACATTACATATGCAATTAACTGATGGTTGAATCTGTCCATTATTAATATACGGTAACTTGACACACGCATATGATGCTTCACACCGCTACagctttgttacattttgtgagCTCACTCGCATTACCATCAATGTATTCACACACTTGTCTTTCATACAACTGCAAATCAGAAGGAAAACGAGACATGGCCTTCCAAATGTGACAccaataaaaatttgaaaagtccCCAACTTTAGTGTTTAATGGCTTACACAACTGGctactgtatgatgtttttctgatgtaaatcactttgaactgccttgttgctgaaatgtgctacacaaataaactagACTTGTTGTAACATGAGGCCTGACCAGGGtataccccgcctctcgcccgaaatcACACttggagataagcaccagcacccctcctgatcCCATTAGGGAGTAGGGTGTAAACAAgacagatgaatggatggatggatgttgtaacatgagaaaatgtgaaaagatctAAGGGTATACATATCTTTTGAAAGGCAATGAAATTCAGTGGCgtcaagtgaaaaaaataaaaacagtgttgATTGCAGTGAATGTACTGTACCTGCTCCCAACATTGAGGAAGCAGCTCGGCTTCGACTCGAGTGGGACCCACATGTCTTGCAAATGCAACGCAGCCCGTCAGGATCATTTGTCTACGGGCACACAAATCCACTTATATGAGAAAGCATCAGTGGACGAATactatattattttcttttgtctaagCGGGATGGCAAAACCTAAAAAGACACAGAACAATTAAACCTGTGTCCATTATGTTTACAATATACACAGTTACCTCTGCTCATCATCCGGTCTCTTTATCAGGTTGAAGAGGATGTGGAGGAGCTGGTCCCTCTCCTTAGGTTCTGGGTGAAGACATGCAGTGCACAATATGAGGGGAATCAGCTCCTGAGAGGGAGAAGAGGACAAACAGAAGGTCTCATATTACATTAAACACCTTTCAtaagcagctaaaaaaaaaaaaagaagaagaaaaggtggTTGACACTGAGCAGGTCAGTCAATGGAAAAGCAGGAGCAATAGAAGAGGAGGTTAggtcaataaaaacaggaagaaaattgGAACATCACAGGCAGAATATGACACATAGGGTAACTTTAGGAAAATAGGGGGTCCTTTAATACCGCTGAAAACTTGCTTACCTCAAATATCATGCCGGTCTTACAAGGACTCATTCAGCTTTggagtcacacacacatttaatgtTACGTACTGTAGAAGCTTACAAactgcatgcacacacacagacacagctAGATATTgactgacagacagacacacacacgccccccacccacacacacacacacacacacacaacatgctCCCCTCCTAAATCTGAGCTCTACTCCAGAGTTCAGGCAGAGTTCATGGGACCTCTAGCCAGAAGGGAGAGTGCTCAGTTGCCCTTGATAGAGGGCCTCCATGGCCAAACTGCGGTCAGTCCTACATTCCCTACAAACACACCAAAATTAAAGAGTGCAAACAgagttaaaaatattatttttttcttcctttccgAGAAGATATAATATTCTCCTGCCAAGCTCTGGAGGAGCAAGCGGAACACCGACACTAGGACATTATCGAGAGGACTGGGTAAAGATAGGGTTCTGGTGAGTCATTCGCTCAATGCTCAAAGCTAGACCGACCTTGTGAAGTTAGTGCCAGGCTGGCGGATTTGtacaaactaaagaaaaatccaaTAATAAAGTATCGCTGGAAGGTTTTAAGTGGCTAATGACAAGTCGTGTGTGGGTGAAATCAGTTCATGTGTTTAGAAGTTGTAAAGGAATGGAGTTCAAACAAATCTAGCCgtcacatttaataaatttttgCCTTGGCTTCTGAAAGTACTTCATGAGAGCAGTTTTCTAAAAGCCAACAGCCCAGGCTCGATTAAATGACCGGAGGAATTCATAGAGCGCACACATCTAAGACCCTTGAAACCACCCCGACTTTATTCGAGTACGAAGCCTTGTGTTTCTGAAAGACAGACTCCTTCAGGGCATTAAACATACCAAACTGACCTGTTCTGGGAAACTTTGTGGCGAAAAATGAGACCAAGCGACAAATTGGCTCAATGCTTCTCTTCAAAGTCCAGAGCTACTCCATACTGACATTCAAGGACTGAAGactaaattaactgaatttcaatttaaaacatatttaggtTAAATTGCTGCACAACACAGACAAATGTGATGCCAAACAAGATATTGTTGTCTTGTCCAAGATGTCAGGCCCCTCGACAACAGATGCTGTATGGCTTGTGTTTCTCAAATTCATTTGAATTAGAAATCTGATATGTATTATTTTCCATGTAAAACTGGTAGCGCTGTTGATTTGCAGCAATCAAATGGTCTTAGGTAAGTCTGGCTCATATACATAGCGacaagaaaataatacaattcCCAAgccttttcatgtttttttgatctaaacaatttttttagttcagtttgtgaaaaaaaaacaaaacaaacaaaaaaaaactgattgtcatctttgaaaaatacttaattaaagcaaaatgtttgcAATACTGCAAAATTGGAAATTGGCCACAAAATTATCATTGGTGTACAAAATGAAATTGAGAAGTTGATGGTTTagaacaaaactacaaaaaataaataaataataataataataattggatGCAGTTCAAATTCCAGCACTACAATACAGTTTTGTACCTGAAACACAATGTTTACTGATTTACAGAGTCTAATAACAAAGCCAGGTGGCAGGCAGTCTGAAACAATTCACCGTTTCAGGTCaaacatattttgcttttcagtGGGTGTCACATTTACAAGCCTTCACATTCACATTTACAGGCTTGTGAATGTGACAGTGACTTTAGTCTGGTCCCCAGGCTTGTGGGCACAAAGTTTCAAGTTGCAAAGTAAAAGTGTGAGCAGCTGCCTCTGCTTATGAATACATGGGGTAATGATCTGTGAATCCAACTGACACAGAGCAAAGTCCACAACACTAAAGAGGGGCTCCAAAGGATTAGTGTTTccctgtaattttatttctcacCAACCTCTCCCTTTGCTTTGTTTACCTTGATTTAGGAAGGAGATTAGGAGCTTCTTAACGGCCTGAGGTTCACTACACCTACATTGCCAAGGCGATATGCAAAGCAGTGAAACTGCAATTTACTACAACCAGACTTACCTCTTTTAGACAATCACAAATTGTGACGTATCACGTTTCAACACGGTTCGAAGATTCAAATACTTTGTATTTGTGTACAATAGacagacataaacacaaactgcatGCAGGTAGTCAGAGTGTACACCTGTGCAGGTGTCTGTTGTTTTAGCTTAAGGGGAGCCACGGTTACTGCTTGACCCATTTCAACACTCCCTCCCCCGATTCTATACCACTTGCTCTTCAATATCATTATCTACTCTCTGAGATAACCAACaggacagaaataaatttaaattctgattCAGTACTGCTGCAATgaccttgcaaatgtattcatacctCATGAACTTTTCACACTGTGATGGAGCACTGCAAAGTAATTAAACACGTTTTTCccaacaaaatctgaaaagtgaggtgtgcatttgtattcagccaacaaaatgtaaatctttATATTCAAAATGCTGTGGCTGCAGAAAATGTCCCCCTTCACatgttacaaagaaaaacatgatggtggcagcatcataatgTGAACATGCTGTTTTTTCCCCTTAGCAGAAACAATGAAGTTGGTCTGAGTTAATGGGCAGATGGGAGGAGCTACATACAGGATAATTctggataaaaatatataaattgagAATCAGTGGAAAGCTTTCAAAATTTTTACTGACAAAGATTTGTGAGTCTTTTCTTGCAATGGTGTGGTGTTCTAAAAGTTGTAAAACTAACTTTTCTTCAGTTATTTACTTCTTTGTGCTggaacataatattttttttccaataaaatagACAGATGTTTGTGCTGAAACATGACAAATGTAAATGAGTTTATGGGGTATCAATATTTATCCAAAGTGAAACatgacagttaaaaaaataaaaataaataaataaaaaaatatctctgCAGTTTTAACCAGAAAGTTGACAtgcaccaaataaaaagaaacaaataccCTTGTTTATCACTgatcactgtctgaagttaaattggACCAAACTTCTTTAGTTTCAGGTAACGTagaatgactttattatttatttacgcATTCAATTTTAGTCTGGGACCTGAGTCCAGATTTTGTACCACAAACAAGCAAAGCTGgcatgacaataaaaaaaaatccttgaaaataGGTCAGAGAAATCTAAATAATCCGGGAgataatgtaaacaaaatcaGAAGCTTACATACATTTCAACGGTATTTGGTAGTAATGCATTTGAAATTCATGACTTGGAACAATCAATCACTCAATCTTTATTTATAGAGCACATTACGCACGCAAAGTgctttaaaaggtaaaaaaacaaacaaaacaaaacaataaaacaaaaggcaaaCCATTTGGGTTTCCTTTCACATGTTTCTTATTaatgtggcatttagcaaatagatgTAATTTTACTAATTCCAAGTGACCTAAAacagaagtttggtctgatttaacttcaaatagtgagaaataaaaagtgtCTTTATTTCGTGTATGTACATTTCTGATTTCAACTGCACTTGTTGTTAACatgattaaaattaattaacttgTATGGATTTTTCAACCAGAATATTCCAACATCAGGAATAGAAAAGCTTCAGCAACTAGTGGAAAATAAGCAGGAAAATCACACAAAACCcctaaaaagctaaaactgctaAACTTTGTACAGCAGGATAGCAAAACTCAAGAATTTTTTAAGCTATGGGAAATAATTCTGAATTTCCTTACACTCTTtatgtatttacttatttaatgcACTTATTTGTCACCTCTCTTAGCAGTTGTAGCTTCAGGGGAAAGTTGGCCATAAGTCGCTTAAATCTACACGTCAGAACCATGCAGATGAGTGCGTGAAAGACTCACCTGGCAAAGATGTGAAACCATTCTCTAGAAGAGAGGCATGCATGAGAGTGAGAGAATGAGTGAGACGAAAAGaggaatagaaataaaaaccagtgaAGAGGCAAAAGGCCAGCAAAATGTGACAGATCAATCCAAAGTAGCAGCAGAGAAATGACGATGGGGACGATGAAGTGAAAACGAATGCCTCCTTAAAACAGGATGACATTTCAAAATCAATAGATGAGACACAAGGTAGCAGGAGATTTACAGGCTGAGAATGTTTATGTGCTAAGTAAGTAAGTACTCTGTAAAACGGTGCACAAATTTTGTGGGTtgacatttaaataacaaaCCAACCTCCAGAAGACTAGAAGTCTCCAACACAGTGTGTACTGTCACGCTACAGGTATGCTGGATTTCGACAACTACTTGAAGGAAAAACATAtccaagaaaaaagaaatactctATGGAAAAAACCTTTCTGCAATGTTGAAGTGTGTAAGCATGCTTTACTACGTTAAGCAAAGTCTGATAGGAAGATTAGGTCTTTTTATTGATATCTAAAATatacagacataaaaaaattgcttaacaaaaataagctaataaattttttgtttatttagactTAAAGGTTTAGTACCAACATAGGCACAGTATAGATCAAAGATGATCAAGTCGTTGGAGCTCCCCAAAATGATCCCCCTGCTTAGTCCTGCTGCTCTGTGTGCATCTATtggatattaaaacaaaatgcatgtgATTGATCGGAAACAGGGTGGCGAGAAAGAGAAGCGCAGAGGGGCAGTAGAAACGGTGGGTGGGAGGAGTACCTCTCGTTTAGCAAGGAGGACGTTGGGGACGATGTGAGGAAGACAGCGGCCCAGCATCAGCATCACGCTTTCCTCGCTGTCTGCTATGCGAGACACCTGGAGGGAGGAGGGACACGCATCAATTTCTGCTGCCCTTAAATGTATCGATCATCTTCCCGCTATTTTGTGTTGCTGACCTCGGCTCCGAGTCGACTCTCGGAGCACATTCTGCAGAAAGACAGCAAGGCTTGCTGGAAGGCCGGGGATAACTTCCTGGAATAGCAGGAAAAAGTCAAGTTGGAAACCATCATTATAGTACAGCGCTCCACAATTCCTGTTAATTCCCCAAAAAAGGGGCTTGGCAATTGCTCCGACCACAAAATGACAGAGGTGCAAACAAAGCCAAGCTGCAAGAGAGATAAACTCCTGCCACTTTCTCATGCAACTGCTGTTTGCCTTCCATATAAAATGTGCTAAATTAAGTCagagcaaaaatacattaaaacagtATTGTGAGAGTACAAGTTGCATGGCCTTTAACTGAATCCAGTCCATCTgttataaatagaaaaacaactaTGATTATGTAATGGGTGAGGCATTAAGTGTTATAAGTGAAAGGTTTAGAagtaaaaatgctgaaacaaatCCTCTGTCCTCTGTCAGCAAGAGCAGAAATCTGCATTTTCACACGAGGGCAGCCTGTCCATCATGTTTGCAAAGCCAGATGTCTACCTCCATCTAGTGGGCATATGAtgcaactttacaaaaaatggTTTCATCTGTTAATTTTGGGATAATTTAATACCTGatattattcaaatatttagaGCATTTAAACAACAATTTAACTTAGCCGTGGTTGCTTTTGAgtggaagagaaaaaataaatacaaatgctttttggaaaaaaggCCTGTGACTGAAGCTGCCCAGACATAGAAATTGATAACATTCACTTTAGTTGTGGCTCTTGAAAAATACTAAAGACAGATCAATTTGTATTGGGTGTGTTGAAGGCGAGTTTCAGAACCCCCGCTGATTGATTCAAGTGAAGTCAATGTATTTAGAAatttagaaatctgaaaatcaaaggggagaacaaattaaatttagaaGTTGTTCTTTATTGTAGAAATTATACAGTTACAGCATAACATaaacagaagaataaaaatacagtaagagtgatattaaaatgacttcacACTCACGTGGCCCTTTAGTCTACATAGAAAAGTAAAGAATtcaaaactgtgttttacaGAATCTGTCTCTTGTGTTGAGAAAAATTACGAGTTTGACAATCAGTTCTGGGTACTTGTGCAGATTTTagatttaatgaaataaaacaagtaatGCAGTGACTAACTTCAGAGTGAAATCAATCAGTCAAGTCCTTCAGTCACTATGGATGACAAGGAGACATAGATGTGATTTTTCCTGAGATTTCCACTAACCTGTTTGGTTGATCAAACTGGGCGCGTTGTTGACTTGTAGTTTTGTTGCAGGTCTGCTGTTGGGACTGTGATGTGTTCTGAGTGGAGGTCGATACAAGGTCATTTCCAGCCTCCGACACCCCTCGAATGTCTAGATATTGACCATTATCTAAAGAAGGctgagagcaagaaaaaaaaacaaaaaaaaaacgagagTAATACACAGACATCTGTTTATATAATTTGTACACATAAGTAAAAAAGCCACATACCACAGAAGGAGGATTAGTGGAGCAGGGCTTTGAGGAGCTAGAGGAGGAGCAAAGCTCCAGAGTGGCCGGAGGCGGAAACGAGACACTCTTTTTCAGGATCTGAATCTCACTGtgaagcaattttaaaaaaagaaatgtcatgaaCATGTcagaaatattgacatttttttgcaGCATCACTAAAAATAAgccatagaaaaaaaaaagaatgaatgaaaggCTCATCAGCAGCACAGAAGACGATATCATTCCCTGAGTGAGTGGTGTGCAAGCAGCTACCTCTGCAGTTTCTTTATCTGCTCAGCAAGACTCTGCTTCTCACTGTTTAGGAGGTTGAGCTGGTATTCCAGTTCTTGCACAACTTCTGACTGTTGCtagagaaaacacacaaaaaatgggaaattctggcaaaaaaaaaagtgtattacACATATCAAGAAATTAGTGACTTCACCAatattgtttggttttataaGAGTTGGATGAAGATCAAGACAGATattcagaaaatcaaaattttacaGAAGGGatcttttaaaacagaaatttctaCCAACTGAAAAATATCTTTATGTAAGTGAATAGTTAGGGCTGCTTTTTTCAGAGTTACTGCAACAAGGCAGAGTTGCATAGAAGCGATCAGACTGTAAATACACATATACAGAAAACTGCTTATACACACCTGCTGCGACAGGTCAGGCTTCTTTTGGGGCTCTCGAGAGACGCAGTTTCCTGGAAGATCACCAAAAGCCACACCGACAGACGCGTCCACCTTATCTGTTGGAGAGGAAAGCGTGCTGCCTCCGTTCCTGTAGAGCTGCAACAGGTCAGGAGGTTTTGGGATGTTGAGACCGACGTCATCCCACAATTCAAAGTCCTGGAGATGAATACGAAACAAAATAAGAAGGAAGTATTCAGGGAATGGATGTGTTTTTAAGCTCATAAGCAGGACGGTAAGACATCTAAATAACTGATCTAAACGTGAATCTGCTTAAAATCACCAGTTGGAggttattattttccttcagaacaaaagaaaatcttgtgTTGAAATAACCTATGAACGGAAAAAAGATTTTACCTGGTCATCGTTTTCATCAGAAAAGGTGATGGATGAgagtttgtattcattttttaataaatattcattcacAAGGAAGTTTAAGGCTCTTTTCTCCAGTGGGCGTATGGGCTCCTGATGAAGGAGAAAAGAACAGGGTGAAGGTTTAGCTAGAGTGTTTTTGGTTATATCTTATGAAGCCTTAAAGAATGAAtctaatattttcctttcactttattTCAACAGATTCCCCACCTGGATTTCAGGACTCGATTTGAAGTTTTTTCTCTCCTGAGATGCCACTTCACTCTCTGAGAAattgagaaaatggaaaaaaaaaaagaaaataataaaaaaaaattttgaaccAATACTGAGGATTAACGTTCTCGTTGAAGTTCTttgtaatgagaaaaaaagagagagagaaaactgcAACAAGAAAGGTTGAGGTGGAGAAGAAGTTAAAAGTACGCCACACCTGCTGCCTGAGTCAAGTTGGCCCGCAGAGCCTGAATGGTCTCCTTTGCTTTCCGTAGCTCAAACTCCAGCACTGGACAGGAAATGACAACACACACAGGAAGTGGATCCAACCAAACACAGggcacaaaattaaacaaagatggggcatttgaaaatatgacactGAAGatcaaatgaagcaaaaaaaaaaaaaaaaagcatgcagATCATGGGTTcatagaaaaaacaacaacaaaaacgcATGCAGCAGAGGATCATGGTAAACCTGCCTCTAGGTTTAATGACAGGCAGGTGGTTTTCCTGCTATCAAATTTGTAAATGGTGgtcaatttgttttttaattttctctaatCTAGGAGCTGTCTGACACTAGGTTTCCTCCTAGGCAACTGGTTTCCAAGCACTCAAAGGACAATGCTGCACAGGGAACTTGTTCTTCACAGATTC from Xiphophorus couchianus chromosome 21, X_couchianus-1.0, whole genome shotgun sequence includes the following:
- the relch gene encoding RAB11-binding protein RELCH homolog isoform X2, with the protein product MASVNPFDVSDSDEEAERRPNETVDTERSPSEGAPGPPPGNAFSLPADAEPPTLLLSSNRTSPSGEGMSVSAAATSTMAGGVETRVSVDVIAAQLLRDQYILTALEFHTELLEAGRELPRLRDYFSNPGNFERQSGTPPAKDQVLGPGGPLNRAGSISTLDSLDFARYSDDGNRESDERVAVLEFELRKAKETIQALRANLTQAAESEVASQERKNFKSSPEIQEPIRPLEKRALNFLVNEYLLKNEYKLSSITFSDENDDQDFELWDDVGLNIPKPPDLLQLYRNGGSTLSSPTDKVDASVGVAFGDLPGNCVSREPQKKPDLSQQQQSEVVQELEYQLNLLNSEKQSLAEQIKKLQSEIQILKKSVSFPPPATLELCSSSSSSKPCSTNPPSVPSLDNGQYLDIRGVSEAGNDLVSTSTQNTSQSQQQTCNKTTSQQRAQFDQPNRKLSPAFQQALLSFCRMCSESRLGAEVSRIADSEESVMLMLGRCLPHIVPNVLLAKRERMVSHLCQELIPLILCTACLHPEPKERDQLLHILFNLIKRPDDEQRQMILTGCVAFARHVGPTRVEAELLPQCWEQINHKYPERRLLVAEACGALAPYLPKEIRSSLVLSMLQQMLTEDKADMVREAVVKSLGIIMGYIDDSDKYAQGFELMLLSLGDPSERVVNAVHQVFIPAFAAWTTELGTLHTALIPSLLARIEKLLTQGEHGLDEHKLHVFLSALQSLIPPLFAVVLQNAPFTSRAKPHEDIPAIEVTRFPRPASPLQDMAIIIGNRELLSSLLLLYDHQLEHEGTTGWESLLWVVNQLLPQLIEIVGRINVTSSTCVHEFSRFFWRFCRTFGKIFTNTKVKPQFQEILRLSEENVDASAGNGILTKATVPIYATGVLTCYNQEEDRKLLVGFLEDVMTTLSLSHAPLDSLKASFVELGANPVYHELLLTVLWYGVVHTSALVRCTAARMFELVLRGMSEALVDRRAAPALITLCSGPELSVRIATIPAFGTIMETVTQKELLERVKMQLASFLEDPQYQDQHSLHMEIIRTFGRVGPNAEPRFRDDFVLPHLHKLALANNSQSVESKRIDIAIHLFEAYSALSCCFISEEVMVNHFLPGLRCLHADMEQLSPEHEVILGSMIKECEIKVENRGISDAQGSISIASSLVGEDAKTKFLSKMGQLTTSGAMLANVFQRKK
- the relch gene encoding RAB11-binding protein RELCH homolog isoform X11; amino-acid sequence: MASVNPFDVSDSDEEAERRPNETVDTERSPSEGAPGPPPGNAFSLPADAEPPTLLLSSNRTSPSGEGMSVSAAATSTMAGGVETRVSVDVIAAQLLRDQYILTALEFHTELLEAGRELPRLRDYFSNPGNFERQSGTPPAKDQVLGPGGPLNRAGSISTLDSLDFARYSDDGNRESDERVAESEVASQERKNFKSSPEIQEPIRPLEKRALNFLVNEYLLKNEYKLSSITFSDENDDQDFELWDDVGLNIPKPPDLLQLYRNGGSTLSSPTDKVDASVGVAFGDLPGNCVSREPQKKPDLSQQQQSEVVQELEYQLNLLNSEKQSLAEQIKKLQSEIQILKKSVSFPPPATLELCSSSSSSKPCSTNPPSVPSLDNGQYLDIRGVSEAGNDLVSTSTQNTSQSQQQTCNKTTSQQRAQFDQPNRKLSPAFQQALLSFCRMCSESRLGAEVSRIADSEESVMLMLGRCLPHIVPNVLLAKREELIPLILCTACLHPEPKERDQLLHILFNLIKRPDDEQRQMILTGCVAFARHVGPTRVEAELLPQCWEQINHKYPERRLLVAEACGALAPYLPKEIRSSLVLSMLQQMLTEDKADMVREAVVKSLGIIMGYIDDSDKYAQGFELMLLSLGDPSERVVNAVHQVFIPAFAAWTTELGTLHTALIPSLLARIEKLLTQGEHGLDEHKLHVFLSALQSLIPPLFAVVLQNAPFTSRAKPHEDIPAIEVTRFPRPASPLQDMAIIIGNRELLSSLLLLYDHQLEHEGTTGWESLLWVVNQLLPQLIEIVGRINVTSSTCVHEFSRFFWRFCRTFGKIFTNTKVKPQFQEILRLSEENVDASAGNGILTKATVPIYATGVLTCYNQEEDRKLLVGFLEDVMTTLSLSHAPLDSLKASFVELGANPVYHELLLTVLWYGVVHTSALVRCTAARMFELLVKGVNETLVAQRVVPALITLSSDPEISVRIATIPAFGTIMETVTQKELLERVKMQLASFLEDPQYQDQHSLHMEIIRTFGRVGPNAEPRFRDDFVLPHLHKLALANNSQSVESKRIDIAIHLFEAYSALSCCFISEEVMVNHFLPGLRCLHADMEQLSPEHEVILGSMIKECEIKVENRGISDAQGSISIASSLVGEDAKTKFLSKMGQLTTSGAMLANVFQRKK